Proteins encoded together in one Mycobacterium simiae window:
- a CDS encoding alpha/beta fold hydrolase, producing MAAPAPSVVRIDGPWRHLDVHANGIRFHVVEALPNGNEARGAAATRPLVMLLHGFGSFWWSWRHQLRGLTGARVVAVDLRGYGGSDKPPRGYDGWTLAGDTAGLVRALGHSSATLVGHADGGLACWTTALLHSRLVRGIALISSPHPVALRRSALTRRDQGSALLSTLLRYQLPVWPERLLTRDDGAEIERMVSSRSSGKWVASEDFSQTIGHLRTAIQIPGAAHCALEYQRWAVRSQLRSEGRRFMKSVSRQLGVPLLHLRGDVDPYVLADPINRSQRFTTQGRYVSVADAGHYSHEEAPEEVNKHLTRFFEQVHGPAIS from the coding sequence ATGGCAGCACCAGCTCCGTCGGTGGTACGCATCGACGGCCCGTGGCGGCATCTGGACGTGCACGCCAACGGCATTCGCTTCCATGTCGTCGAAGCGCTCCCGAACGGCAACGAGGCGCGCGGCGCAGCGGCGACGCGGCCGCTGGTGATGCTGCTGCATGGTTTCGGTTCCTTCTGGTGGTCCTGGCGTCACCAGCTGCGCGGATTGACCGGTGCGCGTGTCGTCGCGGTGGACCTTCGTGGCTACGGCGGCAGCGACAAGCCGCCGAGAGGTTACGACGGCTGGACCTTGGCCGGTGATACGGCCGGACTCGTTCGCGCGCTTGGGCATTCGTCGGCGACGCTGGTCGGGCATGCCGACGGCGGCCTGGCGTGCTGGACCACTGCACTATTGCATTCACGGCTGGTGCGCGGCATCGCGCTGATCAGCTCGCCCCACCCCGTCGCGTTGCGGCGCTCGGCGTTGACACGCCGCGACCAGGGTTCCGCACTGCTGTCGACGCTGTTGCGCTATCAGTTGCCCGTATGGCCCGAGCGACTGCTGACCCGCGACGACGGAGCCGAGATCGAGCGAATGGTCAGCAGCCGCAGCTCCGGGAAATGGGTTGCCTCCGAGGACTTTTCACAGACCATCGGTCACTTGCGCACAGCCATTCAAATTCCCGGCGCGGCGCACTGCGCGCTGGAGTACCAGCGCTGGGCGGTGCGCAGCCAGCTGCGCAGCGAGGGACGACGATTCATGAAATCGGTGTCCCGCCAGCTGGGTGTGCCCCTGCTACACCTGCGCGGCGACGTCGATCCCTACGTGCTGGCCGACCCGATCAACCGCAGCCAACGCTTCACGACGCAGGGCCGCTACGTATCCGTCGCCGACGCCGGACATTACAGTCACGAAGAGGCGCCCGAAGAAGTGAACAAGCATCTGACGAGGTTCTTCGAGCAGGTGCACGGACCCGCGATCAGCTGA
- a CDS encoding RidA family protein — MSAKARLQQLGIALPEVAAPLAAYVPAVRSGNLVYTAGQLPFEAGKLTHTGKVGADVTPEQGKALARICALNALAAVDSLVGLDSVTLVVKVVGFVASAPGFHGQPGVINGASNLLAEVFGDSGAHARSAVGVAELPLDAPVEVELIVEVG, encoded by the coding sequence ATGAGTGCGAAGGCTCGCCTCCAGCAGCTCGGCATCGCGCTTCCGGAGGTGGCCGCGCCGTTGGCCGCGTACGTGCCGGCGGTGCGTAGCGGCAACCTCGTCTACACCGCCGGGCAGCTGCCGTTCGAGGCCGGCAAGTTGACGCACACCGGCAAGGTTGGTGCGGACGTCACCCCCGAACAAGGCAAAGCGCTGGCGCGGATCTGCGCGCTCAACGCGTTGGCTGCGGTGGATTCGCTGGTGGGCCTGGATTCGGTGACCCTGGTCGTGAAAGTCGTCGGCTTCGTCGCCTCCGCCCCCGGATTCCACGGACAACCGGGCGTCATCAACGGCGCATCGAACTTGCTCGCCGAGGTGTTCGGCGATAGCGGCGCACACGCCCGCTCGGCGGTAGGAGTCGCCGAGCTCCCATTGGATGCGCCGGTAGAGGTCGAGTTGATCGTCGAGGTCGGTTAA
- the marP gene encoding acid resistance serine protease MarP → MTPSQWLDVAVLAVAFIAAISGWRSGAVGSLFSFVGVLLGAIAGVLLAPHIVSHIAAPRAKLFAALFLILALVVVGEVAGVVLGRAVRGAIHSRTIRTADSVIGVGVQLVVVLTAAWLLATPLTQSKDQPELAAAVRGSRVLAEVNDIAPPWLKTVPKRLSALLNTSGLPAVLEPFSRTPVIPVESPDPALANNPVVKAAAPSVVKVRSLAPSCQKVLEGSGFVIAPDRVMTNAHVVAGSSSVQIYASGNPLDATVVSYDPSVDIAILSIPNLPPPPLAFSDTEAKTGTSVVVLGYPGGGNFTATPARIREAIKLSGPDIYRDPAPVTRDVYTIRANVEQGNSGGPLIDLSGHVLGVVFGAAVDDPDTGFVLTAGEVASQLSRIGDTQQVGTGNCVS, encoded by the coding sequence ATGACCCCGTCGCAGTGGCTGGATGTCGCCGTGTTGGCCGTGGCCTTCATCGCCGCGATCTCGGGCTGGCGGTCCGGCGCGGTGGGATCGCTGTTCTCCTTCGTCGGCGTGCTGCTGGGCGCGATCGCCGGGGTGCTGCTGGCGCCGCACATCGTCAGCCACATCGCCGCGCCGCGCGCCAAGCTATTCGCCGCGCTGTTCCTGATTCTCGCGCTCGTCGTCGTCGGTGAGGTCGCCGGCGTGGTGCTGGGGCGGGCGGTGCGCGGCGCGATTCACAGCCGCACCATCCGAACGGCCGACTCCGTCATCGGGGTGGGTGTGCAACTCGTCGTGGTGCTCACCGCGGCGTGGCTGCTGGCGACGCCGCTGACCCAGTCGAAAGACCAGCCCGAGCTGGCGGCCGCGGTCCGCGGTTCGCGCGTGCTGGCGGAGGTCAACGACATCGCGCCGCCGTGGCTGAAGACGGTGCCCAAACGCCTTTCGGCGCTGCTGAACACCTCCGGTTTGCCGGCGGTGTTGGAGCCGTTCAGCCGCACCCCGGTGATCCCGGTCGAATCACCGGATCCCGCGTTGGCCAACAATCCCGTGGTGAAGGCCGCCGCGCCCAGTGTCGTCAAGGTACGCAGCCTGGCGCCGAGTTGTCAGAAAGTGTTGGAGGGCAGTGGTTTTGTCATCGCTCCCGACCGGGTGATGACCAACGCGCACGTGGTGGCGGGTTCCAGCAGCGTCCAGATCTACGCCAGCGGCAATCCGCTGGACGCCACCGTGGTGTCCTATGACCCGTCAGTCGACATCGCGATCCTGTCCATCCCGAACCTGCCGCCGCCTCCGCTGGCGTTCAGTGACACCGAGGCGAAAACGGGCACCAGCGTGGTGGTGCTGGGATATCCCGGCGGCGGCAACTTCACCGCGACCCCGGCCAGGATCCGGGAGGCGATCAAGCTCAGCGGCCCGGACATCTATCGGGACCCCGCGCCGGTGACTCGCGACGTCTACACCATCAGAGCCAATGTGGAACAAGGGAATTCGGGCGGACCGTTGATCGACCTCAGCGGCCACGTGCTGGGTGTGGTGTTCGGCGCCGCCGTCGACGATCCCGACACCGGATTCGTGTTGACGGCCGGTGAGGTCGCCAGCCAGCTGTCGCGCATCGGCGACACGCAGCAGGTAGGCACCGGCAACTGCGTCAGCTGA
- a CDS encoding TlpA family protein disulfide reductase encodes MTTLTRRTRWTIAVLAVVAALVVALVARLRDDVPPFSAPAPSPNREHRDADTPAALAGPRQRAGLPPCPAPGTGPGPAALSGVRVECAADGSTVDVARALAGRRVVLNLWAYWCAPCAAELPAMAEYQRRVGADVMVVTVHQDENEAAALARLAELGVRLPTLQDGRRLIAVALKVANVVPATVVLRPDGSVAQTLLRDFASADEIAAAVGSDA; translated from the coding sequence ATGACGACGTTGACCAGACGAACTCGCTGGACCATCGCCGTCTTGGCGGTCGTCGCGGCGCTGGTCGTCGCGCTGGTCGCACGACTGCGTGACGACGTGCCGCCCTTCTCGGCGCCCGCGCCCTCACCCAATCGCGAACACCGGGATGCCGACACACCGGCTGCGTTGGCCGGCCCCCGGCAGCGGGCCGGCCTGCCGCCTTGCCCGGCGCCCGGTACCGGTCCCGGCCCGGCAGCACTGAGCGGTGTGCGGGTCGAATGCGCGGCCGACGGATCCACCGTCGATGTCGCCCGTGCGTTGGCCGGCCGGCGGGTGGTACTCAACCTGTGGGCGTACTGGTGCGCGCCGTGTGCCGCCGAACTGCCCGCGATGGCCGAATATCAGCGGCGGGTCGGGGCCGACGTCATGGTGGTGACCGTGCATCAGGACGAGAACGAAGCCGCCGCGTTGGCGCGGCTGGCGGAGCTGGGCGTTCGGCTGCCGACCCTGCAAGACGGGCGGCGGCTGATCGCCGTGGCGCTCAAGGTTGCAAATGTGGTGCCCGCGACGGTGGTGCTGCGACCGGACGGTAGCGTTGCGCAAACGCTGCTGCGGGACTTCGCGAGTGCCGACGAGATCGCGGCCGCGGTCGGAAGCGACGCATGA
- a CDS encoding ArsA-related P-loop ATPase, with the protein MVATTSSGSAAVGWPARLSKARLHFVTGKGGTGKSTIAAALALTLAAGGRKVLLVEVEGRQGIAQLFDVPPLPYQELKIATAERGGQVNALAIDIEAAFLEYLDMFYNLGIAGRAMRRIGAIEFATTIAPGLRDVLLTGKIKETVVRVNKGTRTPVYDAIVVDAPPTGRIARFLDVTKAVSDLAKGGPVHSQSEGVVRLLHSDQTAIHLVTLLEALPVQETLEAIEELAEMKLPIGSVIVNRNIPAYLEPGDLAKAAEGDVDADAVRAGLKAAGIELGDNDFAGLLTETIQHATRISARAETAQQLDALQVPRLELPAISDGIDLGSLYELSESLAQQGVR; encoded by the coding sequence GTGGTGGCAACCACATCTAGCGGCAGCGCTGCCGTGGGCTGGCCCGCACGCCTCTCGAAAGCCCGCCTGCACTTCGTCACCGGCAAAGGCGGAACGGGTAAGTCGACGATCGCGGCGGCGCTGGCGTTGACGCTGGCGGCGGGCGGTCGCAAAGTGCTATTGGTCGAAGTCGAGGGCCGCCAAGGGATTGCGCAGCTGTTCGACGTCCCGCCGTTGCCTTATCAAGAGCTCAAGATCGCCACCGCCGAGCGCGGCGGCCAGGTCAACGCACTCGCGATCGACATCGAGGCCGCGTTCCTGGAATACCTGGACATGTTCTACAACCTCGGGATCGCCGGGCGGGCGATGCGCCGCATCGGGGCCATCGAGTTCGCGACGACGATCGCGCCCGGCCTGCGCGACGTGCTGCTCACCGGCAAGATCAAGGAGACCGTGGTGCGCGTCAACAAGGGGACTCGGACCCCGGTTTACGACGCAATCGTCGTCGACGCCCCGCCGACCGGGCGGATCGCACGTTTTCTGGACGTGACCAAGGCGGTCTCGGATCTGGCCAAGGGCGGCCCGGTGCATTCGCAAAGCGAGGGGGTGGTCCGGCTGCTGCACTCCGACCAGACGGCCATCCACCTGGTCACGTTACTGGAAGCGCTTCCGGTGCAGGAAACGTTGGAGGCCATCGAGGAGCTGGCCGAAATGAAGCTGCCGATCGGCAGCGTGATCGTCAACCGCAACATTCCCGCCTATCTCGAACCCGGCGATCTCGCCAAGGCCGCGGAGGGCGATGTCGACGCGGACGCCGTGCGCGCCGGCTTGAAGGCGGCGGGAATCGAGCTGGGCGACAACGACTTTGCCGGATTACTGACCGAGACCATCCAGCATGCGACCCGGATCAGCGCGCGCGCCGAGACTGCGCAGCAGCTCGACGCCTTGCAGGTGCCGCGGCTGGAGTTGCCGGCCATCTCCGACGGCATCGACCTCGGAAGCCTGTACGAATTGTCGGAATCGCTTGCACAGCAGGGAGTTCGATGA
- the nth gene encoding endonuclease III, translated as MNRTLAQAFPEAHCELDFTTPLELTVATILSAQSTDKRVNLTTPALFRRYRSAVDYAQADRDELENLIRPTGFFRNKASSLIGLGQALVERFDGEVPSTMEELVTLPGVGRKTANVILGNAFDIPGITVDTHFQRLVARWRWTAEKDPVKIEHAVGELVERREWTMLSHRVIFHGRRVCHARKPACGVCVLAKDCPSYGLGPTEPALAAPLVQGPEAEHLLSLVGL; from the coding sequence ATGAATCGCACTCTGGCGCAAGCCTTTCCGGAGGCGCATTGCGAGCTGGATTTCACGACGCCGTTGGAGCTCACGGTGGCCACCATCCTGTCCGCGCAGAGCACCGATAAACGGGTGAATCTGACGACCCCAGCGCTGTTCCGGCGATACAGGTCGGCCGTGGATTATGCGCAGGCTGACCGCGACGAGCTGGAAAACCTCATCCGCCCCACTGGTTTCTTCCGTAACAAGGCCAGCTCGTTGATCGGCCTCGGCCAGGCGCTCGTCGAGCGCTTCGACGGCGAGGTGCCCTCAACTATGGAAGAACTGGTGACCCTGCCCGGCGTCGGACGCAAAACCGCCAACGTCATCCTCGGGAATGCCTTCGACATCCCCGGGATCACCGTGGACACCCATTTCCAGCGGCTGGTGGCGCGCTGGCGGTGGACCGCGGAAAAGGACCCGGTCAAGATCGAACACGCCGTCGGCGAGCTGGTCGAACGCCGCGAATGGACCATGCTCAGCCACCGCGTCATCTTTCACGGCCGACGCGTGTGTCACGCCCGCAAGCCGGCGTGCGGCGTCTGCGTGCTCGCCAAAGACTGCCCGTCGTACGGTCTCGGCCCCACCGAGCCGGCCCTGGCCGCACCCCTGGTACAGGGTCCGGAAGCCGAACATCTGCTCTCGCTGGTCGGTCTGTAA
- a CDS encoding NUDIX hydrolase translates to MDNVDQIPDAYRRRLPPDVLAMVTAARAAASAQRDEREAAVLVLFSGPESGPADGGVPDDADLLLTVRASSLRHHAGQAAFPGGASDPDDSGPVATALREANEETGIDVTRLHPLATLEKTFIAPSQFHVVPVLAYSPDPGPVAVVNEAETAIVSRVPVRAFINPQNRLMVYRGDLGNRWAGPAFLLNQMLVWGFTGQVISAVLDVAGWAKPWDSNDVRELDDVMRLVGGQGGR, encoded by the coding sequence ATGGACAACGTCGATCAGATCCCCGATGCCTACCGGCGCCGGCTGCCGCCGGACGTGCTGGCAATGGTGACCGCGGCCAGGGCGGCGGCGTCCGCACAGCGTGACGAGCGCGAGGCCGCGGTATTGGTGCTGTTCTCGGGCCCCGAGTCCGGACCGGCCGACGGGGGTGTGCCCGACGACGCCGACTTGCTGCTCACCGTGCGCGCCTCGTCGTTACGGCATCACGCGGGCCAGGCGGCATTTCCGGGCGGCGCCTCCGACCCCGACGACAGCGGACCGGTCGCCACCGCGCTGCGGGAAGCCAACGAGGAGACCGGCATCGACGTCACTCGGTTGCACCCGCTGGCCACACTGGAGAAGACCTTCATCGCGCCGTCGCAGTTCCACGTCGTTCCGGTGCTGGCCTATTCGCCGGATCCCGGACCGGTCGCCGTGGTCAACGAAGCCGAGACCGCGATCGTGTCGCGGGTTCCGGTGCGGGCGTTCATCAACCCGCAGAATCGCCTGATGGTGTACCGGGGCGACCTTGGCAACCGCTGGGCAGGGCCGGCGTTCTTGTTGAACCAGATGCTGGTTTGGGGATTCACTGGCCAGGTGATTTCTGCGGTACTCGACGTCGCGGGCTGGGCGAAGCCTTGGGACAGCAACGACGTCCGCGAACTCGACGACGTCATGAGGTTGGTCGGCGGGCAGGGCGGCCGATGA
- a CDS encoding ArsA family ATPase, whose amino-acid sequence MSTVPKALDLASILADRSNRVVVCCGAGGVGKTTTAAAMALRAAEYGRNVCVLTIDPAKRLAQALGVNDLGNTPQRVPLAPEVSGELHAMMLDMRRTFDEMVIQYSGTARAQAILDNQFYQTVATSLAGTQEYMAMEKLGQLLGEDRWDLVVVDTPPSRNALDFLDAPKRLGSFMDSRLWRLLLAPGRGIGRLVTGAMGLAMKAMSTILGSQMLADAAAFVQSLDATFGGFREKADRTYALLKRRGTQFVVVSAAEPDALREASFFVDRLSQESMPLAGLILNRTHPLLCSLPVERAIDGIESLKSVDDANATLTTAVLQIHADRGQTAKREIRLLSRFTGANPHVPVVGVPSLPFDVSDLEALRALADQITAVGADAAR is encoded by the coding sequence ATGAGTACGGTCCCGAAAGCTCTTGATCTGGCTTCGATCCTGGCCGACCGCTCGAATCGGGTCGTGGTGTGTTGCGGCGCCGGCGGGGTAGGCAAGACCACCACAGCTGCGGCCATGGCATTACGTGCAGCCGAATATGGGCGCAATGTCTGCGTTTTGACCATCGACCCGGCTAAGCGGCTGGCCCAAGCGCTGGGTGTCAATGATCTCGGCAACACTCCGCAGCGGGTCCCGCTGGCGCCCGAAGTCAGCGGCGAGCTGCACGCGATGATGCTCGACATGCGCCGCACGTTCGACGAGATGGTGATTCAGTACTCCGGAACCGCTCGGGCCCAGGCGATTTTGGACAACCAGTTCTACCAGACGGTCGCCACATCGCTTGCCGGTACGCAGGAGTACATGGCGATGGAGAAGCTCGGCCAGCTACTCGGCGAGGATCGCTGGGACCTGGTGGTGGTGGACACTCCCCCGTCACGAAATGCGCTCGACTTCCTAGATGCACCGAAGCGGCTGGGCAGTTTCATGGATAGCCGGTTGTGGCGGCTGTTGCTGGCGCCCGGCCGTGGTATCGGCCGATTGGTCACCGGCGCAATGGGTTTGGCGATGAAAGCGATGTCGACGATCCTCGGGTCGCAGATGTTGGCCGACGCGGCAGCGTTTGTGCAGTCGCTGGATGCCACGTTCGGCGGTTTCCGCGAGAAGGCGGACCGTACCTACGCGTTGCTCAAGCGACGCGGTACCCAGTTCGTCGTGGTGTCGGCGGCCGAGCCCGACGCGCTGCGCGAGGCCTCGTTTTTCGTCGACCGGCTGTCGCAGGAGAGCATGCCGCTGGCAGGCCTCATCTTGAACCGCACGCATCCGCTGTTGTGCTCGCTGCCGGTGGAGCGGGCCATCGACGGCATCGAGTCGCTGAAGTCCGTGGACGACGCCAACGCGACCCTGACCACCGCGGTGCTGCAGATCCACGCCGATCGGGGCCAGACGGCCAAGCGCGAGATCCGGCTGCTGTCGCGTTTCACCGGCGCCAATCCGCACGTGCCCGTGGTGGGTGTTCCGTCGCTGCCGTTCGACGTGTCCGATCTGGAAGCCCTGCGGGCGCTGGCCGATCAGATCACCGCCGTGGGGGCCGATGCGGCCCGCTGA
- a CDS encoding MBL fold metallo-hydrolase, with amino-acid sequence MAKAVETPTHPAYGQLRAVTDTASVLLADNPGLMTLEGTNTWVLRGARSDELVIVDPGPDDDEHIARVAALGRITLVLISHRHPDHTDGIDKLVELTGATVRSAGSGFLRGFGGHLLDGEVIDAAGLKIKVMATPGHTADSLSFLLDDAVLTADTVLGRGTTVMDKEDGNLSDYLESLQRLRGLGRRTVLPGHGPDLGDLESVAQGYLVHRQERLEQVRAALRELGEDADARQIVEHVYTDVDEKLWDAAEWSVQVQLDYLRD; translated from the coding sequence GTGGCCAAGGCAGTCGAGACGCCGACGCATCCCGCCTACGGCCAGCTGCGGGCGGTGACGGACACCGCGTCGGTCCTGCTCGCCGACAATCCTGGGCTGATGACGTTGGAAGGCACCAACACCTGGGTATTACGGGGGGCGCGCAGCGACGAGTTGGTGATCGTGGACCCCGGGCCGGACGACGACGAACACATCGCGCGGGTCGCGGCGCTGGGCCGCATCACCTTGGTGTTGATCAGTCACCGGCATCCCGACCACACTGACGGCATCGACAAGCTGGTCGAGCTGACGGGGGCCACCGTGCGCTCGGCAGGCAGCGGGTTCCTGCGTGGATTCGGTGGCCATCTGCTCGACGGTGAAGTCATTGACGCCGCCGGCCTGAAGATCAAGGTGATGGCTACCCCCGGCCATACCGCCGACTCGCTGAGCTTCCTGCTCGACGACGCGGTGCTGACTGCCGACACGGTGCTGGGTCGCGGCACCACCGTCATGGACAAGGAAGACGGCAACCTCAGCGACTACCTGGAATCACTGCAGCGCCTGCGCGGGCTGGGGCGGCGGACCGTGTTACCGGGGCACGGGCCCGACCTCGGTGACCTGGAAAGCGTCGCCCAGGGATACCTGGTGCACCGGCAGGAGCGGCTGGAGCAGGTGCGCGCCGCGCTGCGGGAGCTCGGTGAGGATGCGGACGCCCGGCAGATCGTCGAACACGTCTACACCGACGTCGACGAGAAGCTCTGGGATGCCGCCGAATGGTCAGTACAGGTGCAACTGGATTATCTGCGCGACTAG
- a CDS encoding TerC family protein gives MNVPTWVWALTVLAIAGLLAFDFFFHVRKAHVPQLREAAVWSALYVGIAVLFGVGVFVFAGSDVGSEYFAGYVTEKALSVDNLFVFLMIITSFRVPREDQQKVLLFGIVFALSARTGFIFVGAALINAFAWIFYLFGLVLLLTAGSILKPDDDDSRKADNFVIRAAKKVMRTTEHYDGDKLFTTVAGKRVMTPMLLVVVALGGTDILFALDSIPAIFGLTQHVYIVFTATAFSLLGLRQLYFLIDGLLDRLVYLSYGLATILGFIGVKLILHALHENNVPFVNDGEPVRVAEISTALSLVVILGVLLVTLVASLLSKRGKAETAIANARRHATAYLDSEYTHDPEERERIFKKLLAERDQIMALGKKYQQRVRGEPALIDLLERAAASHDQAVDRGEAEQFTRKGFIS, from the coding sequence ATGAATGTCCCCACCTGGGTTTGGGCTTTGACCGTGCTCGCCATCGCGGGCCTGCTGGCGTTCGACTTCTTCTTCCATGTCCGTAAGGCGCACGTCCCGCAACTACGGGAAGCCGCCGTCTGGTCGGCGCTCTACGTCGGAATCGCGGTGCTGTTCGGGGTCGGCGTGTTTGTGTTCGCCGGCAGCGACGTCGGCTCGGAGTACTTCGCCGGATACGTGACCGAAAAAGCGTTGTCGGTCGACAACCTGTTCGTCTTCCTCATGATCATCACCAGCTTTCGAGTGCCCCGCGAGGACCAGCAGAAGGTGCTGCTGTTTGGGATCGTCTTCGCCCTGAGTGCCCGCACCGGCTTCATCTTTGTGGGCGCCGCGCTGATCAATGCCTTCGCCTGGATCTTCTATTTGTTCGGATTGGTTCTGTTGCTCACCGCCGGGAGCATTCTCAAGCCGGACGACGACGATTCGCGCAAAGCCGACAACTTCGTGATCCGGGCGGCGAAGAAGGTCATGCGCACCACCGAGCACTACGACGGGGACAAGTTGTTCACCACCGTGGCCGGCAAGCGTGTGATGACACCGATGCTGCTGGTGGTGGTCGCCCTGGGCGGCACGGACATCCTGTTCGCGCTCGACTCGATTCCAGCGATCTTCGGCCTCACCCAGCACGTCTACATCGTTTTCACTGCCACGGCCTTCTCACTGCTGGGCCTGCGGCAGCTGTACTTCCTGATCGACGGGCTGCTGGACCGGCTGGTCTACCTGTCCTATGGGCTCGCGACCATCCTCGGCTTCATCGGGGTAAAGCTGATCCTGCATGCCCTGCACGAGAACAACGTCCCTTTCGTCAACGACGGCGAGCCGGTGCGAGTGGCCGAGATCAGCACGGCGCTCTCGCTGGTGGTGATCCTCGGTGTGCTGCTGGTGACGCTCGTCGCGTCGCTGCTCAGCAAGCGTGGCAAGGCCGAGACGGCGATCGCCAACGCCCGGCGGCACGCAACGGCCTATCTGGACTCCGAGTACACCCACGACCCCGAGGAACGCGAGCGCATCTTCAAGAAACTGCTCGCCGAACGCGACCAGATCATGGCGCTCGGCAAGAAGTATCAGCAGCGGGTCCGCGGCGAGCCGGCCCTGATCGATTTACTCGAGCGCGCGGCCGCCAGCCACGACCAGGCCGTAGACCGCGGCGAGGCCGAGCAGTTCACCCGCAAGGGGTTCATCTCGTGA
- a CDS encoding DedA family protein, with amino-acid sequence MFDSLLDALGHSWWAYPLIFGLCTLDAILPMLPSETVLLTGGILAADHSMILAGVIAMGAFGGFAGDNIAYRIGHSAEGWARRWITRGERGQRGLDWAQRQLERHGGPVVIVARFLPGGRTATTIACGVLEFPYRQFVMYDATGAVLWATVNTLIGFVGGHAFEGRPLLAFAVSFVVALALAGSIEVIRWLHRRAKDRGPADTPMRT; translated from the coding sequence GTGTTTGACTCGTTGCTCGACGCGCTCGGCCACTCTTGGTGGGCCTACCCGCTGATCTTCGGCTTGTGCACGCTCGACGCCATTCTGCCGATGCTGCCGAGCGAAACGGTCCTGCTCACCGGCGGCATTCTGGCGGCCGACCACTCGATGATCCTGGCCGGGGTGATCGCGATGGGTGCTTTCGGCGGATTCGCCGGCGACAACATCGCCTACCGCATCGGCCACTCGGCCGAGGGGTGGGCCCGGCGCTGGATCACCCGAGGGGAGCGAGGTCAGCGCGGGCTGGACTGGGCCCAGCGGCAATTGGAGCGACACGGCGGCCCCGTGGTGATCGTCGCGAGGTTCCTGCCAGGCGGCCGCACGGCGACCACCATCGCTTGTGGCGTGCTGGAATTCCCGTATCGGCAGTTCGTGATGTACGACGCGACCGGCGCCGTGTTGTGGGCGACCGTCAACACGCTGATCGGCTTTGTCGGCGGGCACGCCTTCGAGGGCCGACCGCTGCTGGCGTTCGCGGTGTCGTTCGTCGTGGCGCTGGCGTTGGCCGGGAGCATCGAAGTAATCCGGTGGCTGCACAGACGGGCGAAGGATCGGGGCCCAGCGGACACCCCGATGCGCACCTAA
- the crp gene encoding cAMP-activated global transcriptional regulator CRP, whose protein sequence is MDEILARAGIFQGVEPGAVAALTKQLQPVDFPRGHTVFAEGEPGDRLYIIVSGKVKIGRRSPDGRENLLTIMGPSDMFGELSIFDPGPRTSSATTITEVRAVSMDRDALRAWIADRPEIAEQLLRVLARRLRRTNNNLADLIFTDVPGRVAKQLLQLAQRFGTQEGGAMRVTHDLTQEEIAQLVGASRETVNKALADFAHRGWIRLEGKSVLISDSERLARRAR, encoded by the coding sequence GTGGACGAGATCCTGGCAAGGGCAGGAATCTTCCAAGGGGTTGAACCCGGCGCAGTCGCCGCACTGACCAAGCAGTTACAACCCGTCGACTTCCCGCGGGGACACACCGTTTTCGCGGAAGGTGAACCGGGCGATCGGCTCTACATCATCGTCTCGGGGAAGGTGAAGATCGGCCGGCGGTCACCGGACGGCCGGGAGAACCTGCTGACGATCATGGGCCCGTCGGACATGTTTGGCGAGTTGTCGATCTTCGACCCGGGGCCACGGACTTCGAGCGCCACCACGATCACCGAGGTTCGCGCGGTGTCGATGGACCGCGACGCGCTGCGGGCCTGGATTGCAGATCGTCCGGAGATCGCGGAGCAACTGCTGCGGGTGCTGGCCCGACGGCTGCGCCGCACGAACAACAATCTGGCCGACCTCATCTTCACCGACGTGCCGGGCCGGGTGGCCAAGCAGCTATTGCAGCTGGCTCAGCGGTTCGGCACCCAGGAGGGTGGCGCGATGCGGGTCACCCACGACCTGACGCAAGAGGAAATCGCCCAGCTGGTCGGAGCTTCCCGCGAGACGGTGAATAAGGCGCTGGCCGACTTCGCGCACCGCGGGTGGATCCGTCTAGAGGGCAAGAGCGTGCTGATCTCGGACTCCGAACGCCTGGCGCGCCGAGCGAGGTAA
- a CDS encoding DUF4177 domain-containing protein, whose translation MTSPTTWEYATVPLLTHATKQILDQWGADGWELVSVLPGPTGEQHVAYLKRPK comes from the coding sequence ATGACTTCACCCACCACATGGGAATACGCGACGGTTCCGCTCCTCACCCACGCCACCAAACAGATCCTCGACCAATGGGGTGCCGATGGCTGGGAGCTGGTCTCGGTGTTGCCGGGGCCCACCGGTGAGCAGCACGTCGCCTATCTGAAACGCCCCAAGTAA